Genomic window (Mycolicibacterium smegmatis):
GGGATCTCACGCGGCGTGATCTCGGCGCTCAAGAGCGCCGGGTACGGCAACGCCGCCAAGCCGCTGCCGATCGTCACCGGCCAGGACGCCGAACTCGCGTCGGTGAAGTCGATCGTCGCGGGCGAGCAGACCCAGACCGTGTTCAAGGACACCCGCGAACTCGCGAAAGCCGCTGTGCAGGAAGCCGATGCGGTGCTCACCGGTGGCACCCCCCAGGTCAACGACACCGAGACGTACGACAACGGCGTCAAGGTCGTCCCGTCCTACCTGCTCGACCCGGTCAGCGTCGACAAGTCCAACTACAAGAAGGTGCTGATCGATTCGGGTTACTACACCGAGACCCAGGTCCAGTGACGCAGGCATTACTCGAGATGCGGGGGATCACCAAGGAATTCCCCGGGGTCAAGGCCCTGTCGGGGGTCGACCTGACCGTCCCGGCCGGGTCGATCCACGCGATCTGCGGTGAGAACGGCGCGGGCAAGTCGACGCTGATGAAGGTGCTCAGCGGGGTCTATCCCCACGGGAGCTACGACGGTGAGATCTTCTTCGACGGAAAACTCTGTGAGTTCAAGGACATCCGCAGCAGTGAGCGGTGCGGCATCGCGATCATCCACCAGGAACTCGCGCTCGTGCCGTACCTGTCGATCGCCGAGAACGTCTTCCTGGGCAACGAGCAGGCCAAACGCGGCGTGATCGGTTGGGACAGAACCCTGACCGAGGCGCAGGCCCTGCTGGACCGGGTCGGCCTGCACGAGAGTCCGCAGACCCGCGTCGCCGATATCGGCGTCGGCAAGCAACAACTCGTCGAGATCGCCAAGGCGCTGTCCAAGGACGTGCGTCTGCTGATCCTCGACGAGCCCACCGCGGCGCTCAACGACTCCGACAGCCGCCACCTGCTGGAGCTGATCTCCGACCTGCGCGACCACGGCATCACCTCGATCATCATCTCGCACAAGCTCAACGAGGTGATGCAGATCGCCGACGCCATCACGATCCTGCGGGACGGTCACACGATCGAGACCATCGAGGTGAACGACCAGCTCACCGAGGACCGCATCGTGCGCGGCATGGTGGGACGCGACCTGACCCACCGCTTCCCGCCCCGCGGGGACCACGAGATCGGCGATGTCGCGTTCGCCGTGGCCAACTGGACCGTGCTGCACCCGATCGACCAGCAGCGCAAGGTGGTTGACGATGTGTCCCTCAACGTCCGCGCCGGCGAGATCGTCGGCATCGCGGGCCTGATGGGCGCCGGGCGCACCGAGTTGGCCATGAGCGTGTTCGGCCGCTCATACGGCCGCTACGTCAGCGGCAAGGTGTTCAAGGGCGACCGGGAGGTGAGCACCAAGACGGTGACCGACGCGATCCGCAACGGGATCGCATACGCCACCGAGGACCGCAAACACCTCGGCCTCAACCTGATGGACAGCATCGCCCAGAGCATCACGCTGCCGTCGCTGCGCAAGATCAGCACCCGTGCGGTGATCGACCACCACAAGGAAGTCGGTGTGGGCGAACGGTTCCGGGAATCCATGCGGATCAAGGCGTCGTCGGTGTCGGCCGTCACCGGCAAACTCTCGGGCGGCAACCAGCAGAAGGTCGTGCTGAGCAAGTGGCTGTTCACCGACCCCGATGTGCTGATCCTCGACGAGCCGACCCGCGGTATCGACGTCGGCGCGAAGTACGAGATCTACACGATCATCAACGAACTGGCGTCGCGCGGTAAGGCCGTCATCGTCATCTCCTCGGAACTGCCCGAACTGCTCGGCCTGTGCGACCGCATCTACACGCTCAGCGCCGGCAGGCTCACCGGTGAGGTGCCGCGCGCCGACGCCACCCAGGAGACCCTCATGCGATACATGATGAAAGGACGGGTCTAAGTGACCTCCACGGTGAATCCGCAGTCGGGGCAGGCGGACTCGGCTCCCTCGCCGGCGAACTCGCCTGCCACACCACCCACACCTCCCGGCCTGCGGACGCGGTTGTCCGCCTACCTGATGTCACATGTCCGGCAGTCCGGCATGGTGGTGGCGCTCGTCGCGATCGTGCTGCTGTTCCAGGTCTGGACCAGCGGCATCCTGCTCAAGCCGCTCAACGTCACCAACATCATCCAGCAGAACGGCTACATCCTGGTGCTCGCCATCGGGATGGTCATCGTGATCATCAACGGCCACATCGATCTGTCGGTCGGATCGGTCGCGGGGTTCATCGGCGCGATGTCGGCGGTCCTCATGGTCCGCAACGACATGCCGTGGCCGGTCGCGGTGGTGGTGTGCGTGCTCGCGGGCGCGGTGATCGGTGCCTGGCAGGGGTTCTGGATCGCGTTCGTCGGGATACCGTCGTTCATCGTCACCCTCGGCGGCATGCTCGTGTTCCGTGGCGCCACCCAGTACCTCCTGGAGGGGCAGTCCATTGCCCCGATGCCCCGGGGTCTGGAGCAGGTCAGCAGCGGGTTCCTGCCGGAATGGGGGACCAACGCGCTCTACCACTGGCCCACGGTCATTCTCGGTGCGGTCATCATGGTGGCCGCGGTGGTGGTGCAGTTCCGCAGGCGCCGCTCACAGATCCGCTACGGGCAGGACGTCTCCGGCGTGCCGGTGTTCATCGCCAAGTGCGCGGCGATCGTCGTCGCACTCGGCGCGGTGACCCTGCTGCTCGCGAGCTACCGTGGCGTTCCGATCGTCGGGATCATCCTGGTGGTGCTGACGCTGGTGTACGCGTTTATGATGCGCAACACCGTGTTCGGCAGGCAGGTCTACGCCGTCGGTGGAAATCCGGCTGCCGCAGCGCTTTCCGGTGTCCGCAACCGGTGGGTCACGCTGGCGGTGTTCGTCAACATGGGCATGCTGGCCGCCATCGCGGGTCTGCTGTTCGCGGCGCGCCTGAACTCCGCGACACCGCAGGCCGGCATCAACTTCGAACTCGAGGCGATCGCCGCGGCGTTCATCGGCGGCGCGTCGTCCAGCGGCGGTGTCGGCACCGTGTTCGGCGCGATCGTGGGCGGTCTGGTGCTGGGCGTGCTCAACAACGGTATGTCGATCCTCGGCATCGGCAGCGACATCCAGCAGGTGATCAAGGGACTCGTCCTGCTGGCCGCGGTCGGGTTCGATGTCTACAACAAGCGAAAAGGCGGACGCTAGGGGGGTGCACGAGCGGGCAGGCTGCGGTCTGCCCGCTCGTGCGCTCAGCGTGTGAGAACCGCGTCAGCCTCGATGACGAGATGGCTTCCGTCGAAGGTGATCCCGGACAGATCGGCCACGCTCACGTCGACGTCCTCGCCGATCGTCTGCGCACCGACGCCCACCACGAAACCCACGTTCGCGGCACGGGCCGCCAGGATGCCCAGGTGGGCGTCCTCGAACACCGCACACACGCGCGGCTCGAGTCCGAGCAGGTGCGCGCCGGTCAGGTAGGGCTCGGGTGCGGGCTTGCCCGCGGTCACGTCGTCGGCCGACACCAGGACGCGGGGTGTGGGCAGGCCGGCGGACAGCAATCTGGCAGCGGCCATCTCGCGCGCGCCTGAGGTGACCACTGCCCAGCGGTCCGCGGGGCTCGACGACAACAGGTCCACCGCACCGGCCATCGCGGGCACCTCGGTGGCCATCTCGATCTCCAGTTCGGTGAGAACCTTTGTGGCGAGCGCGCTGTCGCCGTCGCCCACCAGTTCGGCGACCACGTCCGACAGCCGGCGCCCGTGCTGGGCGTCGCGGTGGAAGTCGAAACCCGGCGCCCATGTGCGGGCCCAGTGGTTCCAGGCCGTCGCCGCGGCCTCGTGGGAGTCCACGAGCACCCCGTCGCTGTCGAACAGGATTCCGGCGATCGGGAAGGTCTTGTGAGATGTCATGTAGCAGATGTCATTTCGTTGTGGGCGGTGGGGCGGTGCTGGCGCGGACCACGAGGTCCGCGGGCAGCAGTGCGGTGTCGGTCTCGACCCCCGAGAGTTGAGCGGTCACGAGGGAGATGGCGCGGCGACCGACCGCCGCGAAGTCCTGACGGATGGTGGTGAGTGCCGGGATGAGATAGGCGGCCTCGGGGATGTCGTCGAAACCCACGACGCTGACGTCGTCGGGAACCCGGACCCCGGCCTCGTGCAGCGCGTGCAGCAGGCCGATCGCCATCTGGTCGTTGGCCACGAACACCGCGGTGATCTCCCGCTGTGCGGCGATCTTCTCACCGATCTCGTAGCCGCGGGCCGCGCTCCAGTCGCCGTGCCAATCGGGGTGCGGCACAAGGCGTGCGGCCAGCATGGCGTCGAGGTAGCCCTTGGTGCGTCCCGCGGCCTCGGGGAAGTTGGGTGGCCCGCTGACATGGGCGATCGCGGTGTGGCCGAGATCGATGAGATGCTGCGTGGCCTTTCGTGCGGCGCCGACCTGGTCGACACCGACGGTCAGGCCGGCACCGGAGAGGTCACCCTCGACCACGATCACGGGGACCCCGAAATCCTCGGACTGCACCAGGGTGAGCGCGTCCTGTTGCGCGGCCACCATCACGATGGCCTCCACCGAGAGCCGGGAGAGGTGCTCGACGGCACCGCGGATCGCCTGATGCGTGACCGACGCCAGCGGTACGGCGCTGGAGAAGTACCCGGCCTCGCGCGCGGCCTCCTCGACGGCGCGTTGGACGCTCGACGGGCCGTAGAGGCCGGTGTTGGTCCCGATGATGCCGATGATGCCGGAGCGGTTGGTCACCAGGGCCCGCGCCGCGGTGTTGGGGCGGTAACCCAGTTGGGCGATCGCGTCCTCGACGCGCCGCCGCGTGGCAGGCCGGATGCTCGGCGATCCGTTGATCACCCGCGACACCGTCTGATGGGAGACCCCGGCAAGGCGCGCGACGTCGGCCATCACAGGTTTGCGAGTCATGACGCCATTATCGCGGCGGCTCATCGTGGCTTCCGCACCAGCACCCTCTGCACCAGCACAAAGGCGAGCAGCAGGGCACCGGTCATGATGCGGGTCCAGTAGGAATCGAGATTTTCTGCGGTGACGAACGTCTCGATGGTGCCGAGCACCAGCACCCCGACCAGCGCTCCCGCGACGAAGCCGACGCCGCCCGCGAGGATGACCCCGCCGATCACGGCCGCGGCGATCGCGTCCAGTTCGAGTCCGACCCCGTTGAGGCTGTAGCCCGACAGCTTCTGCACCGCCAGCAGGATCCCGGCGAGCGACGCGCAGAACCCGCTGATGACGTACACCGACACGCGGGTGCGCGCGGCCTGCAGGCCCATGAGTTGCGCCGACTGCCGGTTGCCGCCGACCGCGTACACCGTCTTGCCGAACCGGGTGAGATGGAGGACGTACATGGCGCCGACGACCACGGCCAGCGCGATGATCACGGGCCAGCGGATGAACTTGTCGTCGTAGAGGTACAGGTACGTCAGCCCGAGGTTGCGCAGCACCGGGTCGTTGATCGGTATCGAGTCGACGCTGACGACGTAGCACATGCCGCGTGCCAGGAACATCCCGGCCAGTGTCGCGACGAACGGTTGTACGTCGAAGTACTCGATGATCAGGCCCATGGTCAGCCCCAGGAGGGGGCCGACCGCCAGCACGGTCACCAGCGCGACCGGCGCGGGCCAGCCGAGCGAGAGTGTTTTGGCCAGGATCACCGTGGACAGCGCCACCACCGAACCCACGCTCAGATCGATTCCGCCCGTGAGGATCACGAACGTCATGCCCACCGCGAGGACGATGAGGTAGGCGTTGTCGACCAACAGGTTCAGGAAAACCTGTGCCGGACTGGCGAACTGGTAGCGGTCGAGCACCGCGCCGAACATCGCCACGAACAGCACCAGCGTGGCGACCGGTCCGACGAAGCGTCCCTGCGCGTGACGGCGCAGGGTGGCCACCAGACCGGCGTCGGCGGTGTCGGGTGCGAGTGGGGGCACGGTTGCGGTCGGGGCGGTCATCGGTGGGACACCTTCGGTCGATCGGGCACGGCCGCCGCGATCTCGACGGCGGGTACGGGCGCGCGCCGGCGCGTGCGCCTTCTGCCGAACAGCGCACGGAACTTCGCCGACTGCAACAGCACGACCGAGACCACCACCAGCGACTTGAACACCAGCGTGACCTCGGGCCGGATGCCGACGGTGTACACCGTGGTGGTGAGCGTCTGGATGATCAACGCGCCCAGCAGGGTCCCGGTCAGGCTGTAGCGGCCGCCGAGCAGCGACGTGCCGCCGATCACGACGGCCAGGATCGCGTCCATCTCGATCCACAGGCCGGCGTTGTTGGCGTCGGCAGCCGAGATGTTCGACGCGATCATCAGGCCCGCGATGCCGGCGCACAGTGCGCAGAACACGTAGATCGCGAACACGATCGTGCGGCTGCGCACACCGGCCAGGCGACTGGCCTCGGGGTTGATCCCGACGGCTTCGAGCAGCGTGCCCAGCGCGGTGCGACGCGTGAGCAGGCCGATGAGCACGAACACCGCGAGGGAGACGAGGATCGCGACGGGCAGACCGAGGAAGAAGCCCGCGCCGAGCACCTTGAACGGGGGACTGGTGACGGTGATGATCTGTCCCTCGGTGACGAACAGTGCGATGCCGCGGCCCGCGGTCATCAGCACGAGGGTGGCGATGATCGGCTGAATACCCAGGGCCGCCACCAGCATTCCGTTCCACAGCCCGAGCACCGCGGCCACGGCCAGTGCGATGCCCATGGCCGCGAACACCGTCGGTACGCTCGCCGGGTCACCGGCCGCCGCGATGTGGGAGCAGGCCAGCGCACCGGAGATCGCGACGACCGCGCCCACCGAGAGATCGATGCCGCGTGAGGCGATCACCAGCGTCATACCCAGTGCGACCAGCAGGGTCGGTGCACCGTTGCGCAGGATGTCGATGACGCTGCCGTACAGGTGGCCGTCCTGCACGCGCACGCTCAGGAAGCCCGGCGTCAGGAACGCGTTGAGGATCAGCAGCGCGACGAGCGCGATCGCGGGCCACAGCAGAGGGGTACGCGCGAAACCTTTGAGCATCACGAGGTCCCCGCGATCAGCGCGGTGAGCTTCGACGGTGAGGTCCCGGCCTCGGCCAGCGCGACGTTGTGGCGGTCACGCATCACTGCGATGCGGGTGGAGATGCGGGTGACCTCGTCGAGCTCGGCCGAGATGAACACGATCGCCATGCCGTCGCCCGCAAGTTCGGTGACGAGTTTCTGGATCTGGGTCTTGGCGCCCACGTCGATGCCGCGCGTGGGCTCGTCGAGGATGAACAGGTCCGGTTCGGTGATGAGCCAGCGGGCCAGCAGCACCTTCTGCTGGTTGCCGCCGCTGAGGTTCTTGAGCAGCGTGTCCGGATTTCGCGGCCGGATGTCAAGGGCGTCGAGGTATTTCGCCACCAACTGGTCCTTGGTCTTCGTCGACAGGGGCCGGGCGAACCCCCGTCGGGCCTGCAGTGCGAGCACGAGGTTCTCCCGCACGCTGAGATCACCCACCACGCCCTCGTCCTTGCGGTTTTCGGAGGTGAACGCGAAACCGTGTGCGATGGCCGAGCGTGGTGTGCGCAGCGCGACGCGACGGCCGCGGATCTCGACGTGGCCGGACGTCGCGCGGTCGGCGCCGAACAGCAGCCGTGCCAGTTCGGTTCGCCCGGACCCCAGAAGGCCTGCCAGACCGAGGATCTCGCCTCGGCCGATGTCGAGGGTGACCGGGTGGACCGCGGGTACGCGTCCCAGAGCGTCGGCGCGGACCAGGGTTTCGCTCTGGTGCTCGGCCGTCTCGGCTGTCACGTTCGCGGCCTCGGCGACCTCGTCGAGCACGTCGAGCTGGCGTCCCAGCATGGCGGCCACCAGGTCGGATTTCGGCAGCTCGGCGGTGAGGTACTCGCCGACGAGTTTGCCGTTGCGCAGCACCGTCATCCGGTCGGAGATCGCGTAGATCTGGTCGAGGAAGTGCGAGACGAACAGGATCGCGGTGCCGCTGTCACGCAATCGCCGGATGACGCGGAACAGCTCGCCGACCTCGCGGGCGTCGAGACTCGACGTCGGTTCGTCGAGGATGAGCACCTGCGCGCGCACCGCAGTGGCCCTGGCGATGGCAACCAGCTGCTGGATCGCGATGGGATGTGACCCGAGTTGAGAGCGCGGGTCGATGTCGAGTTCGAGTTCGGCGAGCAGTTCGCGCGCGCGGCGGTTGAGCGTGCGGTAGTCGATGCGCCCCCAGCGCCTGGGCTCGCGGCCCAGCAGGATGTTCTCGCCCACCGTGAGATTGGGGCACAGGTTGACCTCCTGGTAGACGGTGCTGATGCCCGCCTCCTGTGCCTGCCGCGGCCCGGCGAAGGTGCACGGTGTGCCCGCGACGACGATGGTGCCGTCGTCGATGTCGTACACACCGGTGAGCGCCTTGATCAGGGTGGACTTACCTGCGCCGTTCTCACCCATGAGCGCGTGCACCTCGCCGGGAAGCAGCCGGAAGTCCACCCCGTCAAGGGCTTTCACGCCGGGGAACTCGATGCTGATCCCACGCATCTCGACGACCGGCTGCACCGCGGTTGGTTCGTTCATGCGATCAGTACTGACGGTTCGGCAGAGCGGCCTTGGCCTGCGCCTGGTCGAACGCCTCGTCGGGGGTCACCACGCGCTCCGGCACGGGTTCACCCGCGGCGACCTTCTTGGCCAGGTCCATCAGCTCGGGCCCGAGCAGGGGATTGCATTCGACGATGTAATTGAACTTGCCGTCGGCGAGGGCCTGCATGCCGTCGTGCGTCGCGTCGACCGCGACGATCTTGATGTCGGTGCCCGGCTTCTTGCCCGCGGCCTCGATGGCTTCCATCGCGCCGAGGCCCATGTCGTCGTTCTGGGCGAACACCACGTCGATCTGCGGGGTCGACTTCAGGAACGCCTCCATGACCTGCTTGCCGCCCGAGCGCGTGAAGTCACCGGTCTGCGAGGCCACGATCTTGAGGTTGGGGTTCTTCGAGATGCCCTCGGCGAAACCGGTTTTGCGGTCGATCGCCGGGTCGGCACCGGTGGTGCCCTCGAGCTGGACGATGTTCACCGGACCGGTCGCCGACGCGTACTGGTCGGCCACCCACTGACCGGCGCGGCGGCCCTCCTCGATGAAGTCGGCGCCGATGAACGTCTTGTAGACGTCGGTGTCCTGGGTGTCGACGGCGCGGTCGGTGAGGATCACCGGGATGCCGGCGTTCTTGGTCTCCTGCAGCACCGCGTCCCAGCCCGTGCGCACCACGGGACTGAACGCGATCACGTCGACGCCCTGCTGGATGAACGACCGTATCGCCGAGATCTGCTTCTCCTGCTCGCCGTTGGCGTCGGCGAACTTGAGGTTGACGCCCGCCTCTTCGGCGGCGCTCTTGATCGACTCGGTGTTGGCGGTGCGCCAGCCGCTCTCGGCGCCCACTTGCGCGAAACCGAGTGTGAGGGCGCCGTCGGGCGCGCTCCCACCCTCCGACCCCGGTGCCTTGCCGCTGCCGCAGGCGGTCACGGCCGCGGCGACGGCGACAACGCCGATCGCCGCAGCAAACATCTTCCTCACAAGCCGACTCCTTTGTCCGACGGCGCGGCCGGTGGCCGGCCCGTGTTGGTCATGTGCGTGGCGGGTGCCAGGTGCGTGCTCGATGCCACTCGCCTCCGAGGGCTATGACGCCGATCACAGGTCGTGATGTTAACGCTCACAGAAGCCGTGGTCAAGGGTGCTTGCGGCCCATTTTTCCGTGCGAAAGGGGCGAATGGTCACCAAATACTCGCGTGATGGCTCGACCTGGAAGTTACCTGGATTCCGTGATGAACGCGTTGACGAACCATAGATGTGATCGTTAACATTCGAGCTTGTGACTCAGACCACAGCGTTTCGATCAGGTGGAACGTGGCGACAGGAACCGGTGTTCAGCGGTGTGATCGTCAGGTGCCGGCAAACAGAGCAAAGGGGCCTTCGGTGACCCCGCCCGGCGCGCCGAAGTACGTCATCGGCGTGGATTTCGGCACGCTGTCGGGCCGGGCGCTCGTCGTCCGCGTCGCCGACGGCGCCGAGATGGGCTCGGCCGAGCACACCTACCGGCACGGTGTCGTCACCGAGGCACTCCCGGGCCATCCCGAGGTGCGACTGCCCGCCGACTACGCGCTGCAGGTGCCCGCCGACTACATCGACGTGCTGCGGTTCGCGATCCCGGAGGCCGTGGCCAACGCCGGAATCGATCCGGCCGACGTGGTGGGGCTGGGAACTGATTTCACGGCGTGCACCATGGTCGCCGCCACCAGTGACGGAACCCCGCTGTGCCAACTCGACGAGTTCGCCGACCGTCCGCACGCGTACGCCAAGCTGTGGCGCCACCACGCCGCGCAACCGCAGGCCGACCGCATCAACGCGCTGGCCGCGGCACGCGGTGAGACTTGGCTGCCCCGGTACGGCGGATTGATCTCCAGCGAATGGGAATTCGCCAAGGGTCTGCAGATCCTGGAGGAGGACCCCGAGATCTACGCCGCGATCGACCGATGGGTCGAAGGTGCGGACTGGATCGTCTGGCAGCTCACCGGCCGCTACGTCCGCAACATCAGCACCGCGGGATACAAGGCGATCCGCCAGGACGGCAAGTACCCGTCACGCGCGTTCCTCGCCGAACTCAACCCTGGTTTCGCGAGTTTCGTCGAGGACAAGATCGAACAACCCATCGGCAGGCTCGGTGAGGCGGCGGGCACGCTCACCGCTCAGGCCGCGGCCTGGACCGGCCTGCCCGAGGGCATCGTGGTCGCCGTCGGGAACATCGACGCCCACGTCACCGCGGCCGCGGCCGACGCCGCGGATCCGGGGCGCCTGATCGCGATCATGGGCACCTCGACGTGCCACGTGATGAACGGCCGGTTCCTGCGTGAGGTGCCGGGCATGTGTGGTGTGGTCGACGGTGGCATCACCGACGGCCTGTGGGGCTATGAGGCCGGGCAGTCCGGGGTCGGCGACATCTTCGCGTGGTTCACGAAAAACTGTGTGCCCAAGG
Coding sequences:
- a CDS encoding HAD family hydrolase, with amino-acid sequence MTSHKTFPIAGILFDSDGVLVDSHEAAATAWNHWARTWAPGFDFHRDAQHGRRLSDVVAELVGDGDSALATKVLTELEIEMATEVPAMAGAVDLLSSSPADRWAVVTSGAREMAAARLLSAGLPTPRVLVSADDVTAGKPAPEPYLTGAHLLGLEPRVCAVFEDAHLGILAARAANVGFVVGVGAQTIGEDVDVSVADLSGITFDGSHLVIEADAVLTR
- a CDS encoding ABC transporter permease subunit, which encodes MTAPTATVPPLAPDTADAGLVATLRRHAQGRFVGPVATLVLFVAMFGAVLDRYQFASPAQVFLNLLVDNAYLIVLAVGMTFVILTGGIDLSVGSVVALSTVILAKTLSLGWPAPVALVTVLAVGPLLGLTMGLIIEYFDVQPFVATLAGMFLARGMCYVVSVDSIPINDPVLRNLGLTYLYLYDDKFIRWPVIIALAVVVGAMYVLHLTRFGKTVYAVGGNRQSAQLMGLQAARTRVSVYVISGFCASLAGILLAVQKLSGYSLNGVGLELDAIAAAVIGGVILAGGVGFVAGALVGVLVLGTIETFVTAENLDSYWTRIMTGALLLAFVLVQRVLVRKPR
- a CDS encoding sugar ABC transporter ATP-binding protein — its product is MNEPTAVQPVVEMRGISIEFPGVKALDGVDFRLLPGEVHALMGENGAGKSTLIKALTGVYDIDDGTIVVAGTPCTFAGPRQAQEAGISTVYQEVNLCPNLTVGENILLGREPRRWGRIDYRTLNRRARELLAELELDIDPRSQLGSHPIAIQQLVAIARATAVRAQVLILDEPTSSLDAREVGELFRVIRRLRDSGTAILFVSHFLDQIYAISDRMTVLRNGKLVGEYLTAELPKSDLVAAMLGRQLDVLDEVAEAANVTAETAEHQSETLVRADALGRVPAVHPVTLDIGRGEILGLAGLLGSGRTELARLLFGADRATSGHVEIRGRRVALRTPRSAIAHGFAFTSENRKDEGVVGDLSVRENLVLALQARRGFARPLSTKTKDQLVAKYLDALDIRPRNPDTLLKNLSGGNQQKVLLARWLITEPDLFILDEPTRGIDVGAKTQIQKLVTELAGDGMAIVFISAELDEVTRISTRIAVMRDRHNVALAEAGTSPSKLTALIAGTS
- a CDS encoding LacI family DNA-binding transcriptional regulator yields the protein MTRKPVMADVARLAGVSHQTVSRVINGSPSIRPATRRRVEDAIAQLGYRPNTAARALVTNRSGIIGIIGTNTGLYGPSSVQRAVEEAAREAGYFSSAVPLASVTHQAIRGAVEHLSRLSVEAIVMVAAQQDALTLVQSEDFGVPVIVVEGDLSGAGLTVGVDQVGAARKATQHLIDLGHTAIAHVSGPPNFPEAAGRTKGYLDAMLAARLVPHPDWHGDWSAARGYEIGEKIAAQREITAVFVANDQMAIGLLHALHEAGVRVPDDVSVVGFDDIPEAAYLIPALTTIRQDFAAVGRRAISLVTAQLSGVETDTALLPADLVVRASTAPPPTTK
- a CDS encoding ABC transporter permease; its protein translation is MLKGFARTPLLWPAIALVALLILNAFLTPGFLSVRVQDGHLYGSVIDILRNGAPTLLVALGMTLVIASRGIDLSVGAVVAISGALACSHIAAAGDPASVPTVFAAMGIALAVAAVLGLWNGMLVAALGIQPIIATLVLMTAGRGIALFVTEGQIITVTSPPFKVLGAGFFLGLPVAILVSLAVFVLIGLLTRRTALGTLLEAVGINPEASRLAGVRSRTIVFAIYVFCALCAGIAGLMIASNISAADANNAGLWIEMDAILAVVIGGTSLLGGRYSLTGTLLGALIIQTLTTTVYTVGIRPEVTLVFKSLVVVSVVLLQSAKFRALFGRRRTRRRAPVPAVEIAAAVPDRPKVSHR
- the araB gene encoding ribulokinase; the encoded protein is MTPPGAPKYVIGVDFGTLSGRALVVRVADGAEMGSAEHTYRHGVVTEALPGHPEVRLPADYALQVPADYIDVLRFAIPEAVANAGIDPADVVGLGTDFTACTMVAATSDGTPLCQLDEFADRPHAYAKLWRHHAAQPQADRINALAAARGETWLPRYGGLISSEWEFAKGLQILEEDPEIYAAIDRWVEGADWIVWQLTGRYVRNISTAGYKAIRQDGKYPSRAFLAELNPGFASFVEDKIEQPIGRLGEAAGTLTAQAAAWTGLPEGIVVAVGNIDAHVTAAAADAADPGRLIAIMGTSTCHVMNGRFLREVPGMCGVVDGGITDGLWGYEAGQSGVGDIFAWFTKNCVPKEIAIEASRRGLTLHEHLSELAAEQEVGEHGLVALDWHSGNRSVLVDHHLSGIMVGQTLDTTCVDQYRALLEATAFGTRMIVETFQRSGVPVEELVVAGGLIKNPLLMQIYADVTGLPLSCVTSTQAPALGAAIHAAAAAGEYRDVPTASARMGGRTKNAFTPIPENVTRYNALYAAYVELHDWFGRNNPLMRRLRVMRSNAERRETVGSAQ
- a CDS encoding ABC transporter substrate-binding protein, yielding MFAAAIGVVAVAAAVTACGSGKAPGSEGGSAPDGALTLGFAQVGAESGWRTANTESIKSAAEEAGVNLKFADANGEQEKQISAIRSFIQQGVDVIAFSPVVRTGWDAVLQETKNAGIPVILTDRAVDTQDTDVYKTFIGADFIEEGRRAGQWVADQYASATGPVNIVQLEGTTGADPAIDRKTGFAEGISKNPNLKIVASQTGDFTRSGGKQVMEAFLKSTPQIDVVFAQNDDMGLGAMEAIEAAGKKPGTDIKIVAVDATHDGMQALADGKFNYIVECNPLLGPELMDLAKKVAAGEPVPERVVTPDEAFDQAQAKAALPNRQY
- the mmsB gene encoding multiple monosaccharide ABC transporter permease, with the translated sequence MTSTVNPQSGQADSAPSPANSPATPPTPPGLRTRLSAYLMSHVRQSGMVVALVAIVLLFQVWTSGILLKPLNVTNIIQQNGYILVLAIGMVIVIINGHIDLSVGSVAGFIGAMSAVLMVRNDMPWPVAVVVCVLAGAVIGAWQGFWIAFVGIPSFIVTLGGMLVFRGATQYLLEGQSIAPMPRGLEQVSSGFLPEWGTNALYHWPTVILGAVIMVAAVVVQFRRRRSQIRYGQDVSGVPVFIAKCAAIVVALGAVTLLLASYRGVPIVGIILVVLTLVYAFMMRNTVFGRQVYAVGGNPAAAALSGVRNRWVTLAVFVNMGMLAAIAGLLFAARLNSATPQAGINFELEAIAAAFIGGASSSGGVGTVFGAIVGGLVLGVLNNGMSILGIGSDIQQVIKGLVLLAAVGFDVYNKRKGGR
- the mmsA gene encoding multiple monosaccharide ABC transporter ATP-binding protein; translated protein: MRGITKEFPGVKALSGVDLTVPAGSIHAICGENGAGKSTLMKVLSGVYPHGSYDGEIFFDGKLCEFKDIRSSERCGIAIIHQELALVPYLSIAENVFLGNEQAKRGVIGWDRTLTEAQALLDRVGLHESPQTRVADIGVGKQQLVEIAKALSKDVRLLILDEPTAALNDSDSRHLLELISDLRDHGITSIIISHKLNEVMQIADAITILRDGHTIETIEVNDQLTEDRIVRGMVGRDLTHRFPPRGDHEIGDVAFAVANWTVLHPIDQQRKVVDDVSLNVRAGEIVGIAGLMGAGRTELAMSVFGRSYGRYVSGKVFKGDREVSTKTVTDAIRNGIAYATEDRKHLGLNLMDSIAQSITLPSLRKISTRAVIDHHKEVGVGERFRESMRIKASSVSAVTGKLSGGNQQKVVLSKWLFTDPDVLILDEPTRGIDVGAKYEIYTIINELASRGKAVIVISSELPELLGLCDRIYTLSAGRLTGEVPRADATQETLMRYMMKGRV